Proteins encoded in a region of the Bacillus methanolicus genome:
- a CDS encoding cold-shock protein: MKNGKVKWFNSEKGFGFIEAEDGNDVFVHYSAIQSEGFKTLEEGQEVTFEVVEGARGPQASNVVKR, from the coding sequence ATGAAAAACGGTAAAGTAAAATGGTTTAACTCTGAAAAAGGTTTCGGATTCATCGAAGCAGAAGATGGAAACGACGTATTCGTACATTACTCTGCAATCCAATCTGAAGGTTTTAAAACATTAGAAGAAGGCCAAGAAGTTACATTCGAAGTAGTTGAAGGTGCTCGCGGGCCTCAAGCTTCAAACGTAGTAAAAAGATAA